A single region of the Mycobacterium lentiflavum genome encodes:
- the mftD gene encoding pre-mycofactocin synthase MftD (MftD, an enzyme found in the mycofactocin biosynthesis locus, performs an oxidative deamination of 3-amino-5-[(p-hydroxyphenyl)methyl]-4,4-dimethyl-2-pyrrolidinone (AHDP). The resulting compound, now called pre-mycofactocin (PMFT), is a biologically active redox cofactor that can oxidize the non-exchangeable NADH of TIGR03971 family SDR-type oxidoreductases.): MADEWFETVAIAQQRAKRRLPKSVYSALVAASEKGITVSDNVDAFGELGFAPHVVGAQEKRELSTTVMGQDISMPVLISPTGVQAVDPDGEVAVARAAAARGTAMGLSSFASKPIEEVIAANSKLFFQVYWLGGRDAIADRVERARAAGAVGLIVTTDWSFSHGRDWGSPKIPEEMNLRTILRLSPEAALKPRWFLKWAKTMRPPALSVPNQAARGEAGPPFFQAYGEWMGTPPPTWEDIAWLRELWGGPFMLKGVMRVDDAKRAVDAGVSAISVSNHGGNNLDGTPASIRALPPVVAAVGDQVEVLLDGGIRRGSDVVKAVALGARAVMIGRAYLWGLAANGQAGVENVLDVLRGGIDSALIGLGHASIHDLRPDDILVPDGFTRALGVPSA; this comes from the coding sequence GTGGCCGACGAGTGGTTTGAAACCGTCGCCATCGCTCAGCAGCGCGCAAAGCGCCGGTTGCCGAAATCCGTTTATTCGGCGCTTGTTGCGGCCAGCGAAAAGGGAATTACGGTCTCCGACAATGTCGACGCCTTTGGAGAACTCGGATTCGCGCCGCATGTGGTAGGCGCGCAGGAAAAGCGCGAGTTGTCGACAACCGTTATGGGACAAGATATTTCCATGCCGGTGTTGATTTCGCCGACCGGTGTTCAGGCGGTGGACCCGGACGGTGAGGTGGCCGTCGCGCGGGCCGCGGCGGCACGGGGAACCGCGATGGGTCTGTCCTCGTTCGCCAGCAAGCCGATCGAGGAAGTGATCGCGGCAAACTCCAAACTGTTCTTTCAGGTGTATTGGCTGGGCGGGCGCGACGCCATCGCCGACCGGGTGGAGCGGGCGCGCGCGGCCGGCGCGGTCGGTTTGATCGTCACCACCGACTGGTCCTTCTCGCACGGGCGCGACTGGGGCAGCCCCAAGATTCCCGAAGAAATGAACCTGCGGACCATTCTGCGGTTGTCGCCGGAGGCGGCCCTTAAGCCCCGGTGGTTCCTGAAGTGGGCGAAGACCATGCGTCCGCCGGCGTTGTCGGTGCCCAACCAGGCGGCGCGCGGCGAGGCCGGTCCGCCTTTCTTCCAGGCCTACGGCGAGTGGATGGGCACCCCGCCGCCGACGTGGGAGGACATCGCGTGGCTGCGCGAGTTGTGGGGCGGTCCGTTCATGCTCAAGGGCGTCATGCGTGTCGATGACGCGAAAAGAGCTGTGGATGCTGGTGTTTCGGCGATATCGGTGTCCAACCACGGCGGCAACAACCTGGACGGGACGCCAGCGTCCATCCGGGCGCTGCCCCCGGTGGTAGCCGCGGTCGGTGACCAGGTCGAGGTGTTGCTGGACGGCGGCATCCGGCGCGGTAGCGACGTGGTGAAGGCCGTGGCCTTGGGAGCGCGGGCGGTGATGATCGGCCGCGCCTATCTGTGGGGCCTCGCCGCGAACGGTCAAGCCGGCGTCGAGAACGTGCTCGACGTCCTGCGCGGGGGTATCGACTCGGCGCTCATCGGGCTCGGGCATGCCTCGATCCACGACTTGCGCCCCGACGACATTCTGGTGCCGGACGGCTTCACCCGCGCGCTCGGCGTTCCGTCGGCCTGA